One genomic window of Candidatus Eisenbacteria bacterium includes the following:
- a CDS encoding T9SS type A sorting domain-containing protein: MKPALRTFSRHLCGAVLALAALFVLAPPAPAQDEDEGIPRVFAGPIEAERKAKAFERLFRAMGKMTRTQEQFDVTYYDLDLDLDPTTSVVTGSVRTDAKPVGVSIDEIDLDLLDNMTVDAVTVDGNPAAFVHANDLLTIDLGATYAPGEVFTVVVDYHGTPDPSWGAFGFDTFEGSPMIWSLSEPFGARSWWPCKDVVGDKADSAEIRVTVPSNLIVASNGVLVEVDSTSAPGKKTYWWHERYPISTYLVSLAAHPYTVFSKWYRYGPTDSMEIQNFVFPSHYSSVNAVVSETPAIMSFFKTIYGEYPFIDEKYGHAEFLWGGAMEHQTCSSMGFWNEYVVAHELAHQWWGDMITPATWHHIWLNEGFATYSEALWSEYKYGIGQYRIDMRNTKYFGPGTIYVQDPTDFSSILNVDLSYNKANWVLHMLRHVVGDATFFDITRAWREYAPTLYGNATTEDFRTVSETISGMDLQDFFHQWIYEEYYPIYTYSWSDQPSGGGWEIALRIDQKQTNTVFKMPIDVWVQFASGDTTIVVQNTLASQTFILQVNKDPIDIRLDRAQGGWILKAIQEPVVNPTFERGILVVNGVDWTNYGSEIRTAYEDSVFWGSHPISFWDLFQAPTGGYPSTLPAPLGTNKAVPSDTLKQFSAVVWVGNNYNGDLEKWLSTSVLDYLRAGGNVLFLSRMGQDFLYSALAEYLGVTWTGDVENTLTNFVSRHPGLVNQSFTASQSFNALFDTVFASGETELLFTSNSAVGVQGSGAWRNPAAGGTHRPNGAKLAFLSGRPYRMNHAHLRANVETILSSFFGEPYNPTGLGDEAPRLVYELAQNRPNPFNPATTIRFTLPAEERVKIRIYSTSGRLVRDLVDRTMPAGAHQAVWDGKNESGVAAGSGVYFYRMEAGAFSDTKKMVLVR, translated from the coding sequence ATGAAACCGGCCTTGCGCACCTTCTCGCGCCACCTCTGTGGAGCGGTTCTCGCCCTCGCCGCACTGTTCGTTCTCGCCCCGCCCGCGCCCGCGCAGGACGAAGACGAGGGAATCCCACGCGTCTTCGCGGGCCCGATCGAGGCGGAACGGAAGGCGAAGGCCTTCGAGAGGCTCTTCCGCGCGATGGGAAAGATGACGCGGACTCAGGAGCAGTTCGACGTCACCTACTATGATCTCGATCTGGACCTCGATCCGACGACTTCGGTCGTGACCGGTTCGGTCCGGACCGACGCGAAGCCGGTCGGGGTTTCGATCGACGAGATCGATCTCGACCTCCTCGACAACATGACGGTGGATGCCGTCACCGTGGACGGGAACCCGGCCGCCTTCGTGCACGCGAACGACCTCCTCACGATCGACCTGGGCGCGACCTACGCTCCGGGCGAGGTCTTCACCGTCGTCGTGGACTACCACGGGACGCCCGACCCGAGCTGGGGGGCGTTCGGTTTCGACACGTTCGAGGGGAGCCCGATGATCTGGAGCCTGAGCGAGCCGTTCGGGGCTCGCTCTTGGTGGCCGTGCAAGGACGTGGTCGGCGACAAGGCGGACTCCGCCGAAATAAGGGTCACCGTTCCTTCGAACCTCATCGTCGCATCCAACGGAGTCCTCGTCGAGGTCGACAGCACGAGCGCGCCGGGGAAGAAGACGTACTGGTGGCACGAGAGGTACCCGATTTCCACCTATCTCGTCTCGCTCGCCGCGCATCCCTACACGGTCTTCTCCAAGTGGTACCGCTACGGCCCGACCGACTCGATGGAGATTCAGAACTTCGTCTTTCCGAGCCACTACTCGTCGGTGAACGCGGTCGTCAGCGAGACGCCGGCCATCATGAGCTTCTTCAAGACGATCTACGGCGAATATCCATTTATCGATGAAAAGTATGGCCATGCGGAGTTTCTCTGGGGTGGCGCGATGGAGCACCAGACCTGCTCGAGCATGGGCTTCTGGAACGAATACGTCGTGGCGCACGAGCTCGCCCACCAGTGGTGGGGAGACATGATCACGCCGGCGACCTGGCATCACATCTGGCTGAACGAGGGGTTCGCCACCTACTCGGAAGCGCTCTGGAGCGAGTACAAATACGGAATCGGCCAGTACCGCATCGACATGAGGAACACGAAGTATTTCGGGCCCGGGACGATCTACGTCCAGGACCCGACAGACTTCTCGTCGATCCTGAACGTCGATCTTTCGTACAACAAGGCGAACTGGGTTCTTCACATGCTCCGGCACGTGGTCGGGGACGCGACCTTCTTCGACATCACGCGGGCTTGGCGCGAATACGCCCCGACCCTCTACGGAAACGCGACGACCGAGGACTTCCGGACGGTCTCGGAGACGATCTCGGGAATGGACCTTCAGGATTTCTTCCACCAGTGGATCTACGAGGAGTACTACCCGATCTACACATACTCCTGGTCCGACCAACCCTCGGGCGGCGGCTGGGAGATCGCGCTCCGGATCGACCAAAAGCAGACGAACACGGTCTTCAAGATGCCGATCGACGTGTGGGTCCAGTTCGCGTCCGGGGACACGACGATCGTCGTTCAGAACACGCTCGCGAGTCAGACCTTCATCCTTCAAGTGAACAAGGACCCGATCGACATCCGGCTCGACAGAGCCCAGGGGGGCTGGATCCTCAAGGCGATCCAGGAACCGGTCGTGAACCCGACCTTCGAGCGCGGGATCCTTGTGGTGAACGGCGTGGACTGGACGAACTACGGGAGCGAGATCCGCACCGCGTACGAGGACAGCGTCTTCTGGGGGAGCCATCCGATCTCCTTCTGGGATCTCTTCCAGGCGCCGACGGGGGGCTATCCCTCGACGCTCCCCGCGCCGCTCGGGACGAACAAGGCGGTCCCCTCCGACACGCTGAAACAGTTCTCTGCTGTCGTTTGGGTGGGGAACAACTACAACGGCGATCTCGAGAAGTGGCTCTCGACCTCGGTGCTCGACTATCTCCGGGCGGGAGGGAACGTTCTCTTCCTCTCGCGGATGGGACAAGACTTCCTCTACAGCGCGCTTGCCGAGTATCTCGGGGTGACGTGGACCGGGGACGTGGAGAACACCCTCACGAACTTCGTGTCGCGCCATCCGGGTCTCGTGAACCAGAGCTTTACCGCCTCGCAGTCGTTCAATGCGCTCTTTGACACAGTGTTCGCGAGCGGTGAAACGGAGCTTCTCTTCACGTCGAACTCGGCGGTGGGGGTTCAGGGGAGCGGCGCGTGGCGGAACCCAGCGGCCGGAGGGACTCACCGGCCGAACGGCGCCAAGCTGGCCTTCCTGAGCGGCCGTCCGTACCGGATGAACCACGCGCATCTCCGCGCGAACGTCGAGACCATCCTCTCGAGCTTCTTCGGCGAGCCGTACAACCCGACCGGCCTCGGGGACGAGGCGCCGCGTCTGGTGTATGAGCTCGCGCAGAACCGCCCGAACCCGTTCAACCCGGCGACGACGATCCGCTTCACGCTCCCGGCCGAGGAGCGCGTGAAGATTCGAATCTACTCGACGTCGGGGAGGCTCGTGAGGGATCTCGTCGATCGTACGATGCCGGCGGGCGCGCACCAGGCGGTTTGGGACGGGAAGAACGAGTCGGGAGTCGCGGCCGGATCCGGCGTGTACTTCTATCGGATGGAGGCGGGCGCCTTCTCCGACACGAAGAAGATGGTCCTGGTCCGATAG
- a CDS encoding agmatine deiminase family protein, whose protein sequence is MMSDFRLRTWILAAVLSLALLPAPIPAEWDVDGLEELLPRAPTEDELLLLEEWKLVPLRFRADPPPLAPIRNCAEWEPSTGVLIRYPLGLPYNLLRDFDDDVILHVIVSSSSYSSAVSNFVANGVDTSRVQWLIAASNSIWTRDYGPWWVFDGYGDIGLIDHKYNRPRPQDDAINGLFGAQQGIPVYYHGMVHTGGNYMTDGEHTSMSTDLVYDEAMSYHGMTPAQVDQLMEDYLGIATYYVVDDISSGGIHHIDTWAKFLDEENVLIKQVWTSHYTYAALEQRATLIASLQASTGRNYNVHRVYCYNLGSEPAAYTNSLILNRKIYVPFFGNSTYDNQAINAYRAAAPGYTVAGYSYSGFLTDDALHCRAMGVADRGMLRVSHVPIEGVQTGPVSVTAFVDDRSETGISLVDLSYRFAGESWETVPMSAAGGDLYEGEIPSPPESTTVDYFIHAEDNSGREEGMPRTEPAAWYTFPIRAGIDTEVLAGAPDAPARLHPNAPNPFNPSTVFRFDLKYPERVELFVFDARGRLVRRLVEGERAAGAHEVVWDGTDEAGREVPSGVYVYRLRAAGISYARPAVLVR, encoded by the coding sequence ATGATGTCGGACTTTCGGCTTCGCACCTGGATTCTAGCCGCCGTTCTCTCGCTCGCTCTCCTCCCTGCGCCCATTCCGGCTGAATGGGATGTCGACGGGCTCGAGGAGCTTCTCCCGCGCGCCCCGACCGAGGATGAGCTTCTCCTTCTTGAGGAATGGAAGCTCGTCCCCTTGCGCTTCCGCGCCGACCCGCCGCCGCTCGCGCCGATTCGAAACTGCGCCGAGTGGGAACCGTCTACGGGCGTTCTGATCCGCTATCCGCTCGGGCTTCCCTACAACCTCCTTCGCGACTTCGACGACGACGTGATCCTTCACGTCATCGTGAGCTCGAGCTCCTACTCGAGCGCCGTGAGCAACTTTGTGGCGAACGGGGTCGATACGAGCCGCGTCCAGTGGCTCATCGCGGCGAGCAACTCGATCTGGACCCGCGACTACGGGCCTTGGTGGGTTTTCGACGGGTACGGCGACATCGGGCTCATCGACCACAAGTACAACAGACCGCGCCCGCAGGACGACGCGATCAACGGCCTCTTCGGCGCGCAGCAGGGCATCCCAGTCTACTACCACGGGATGGTGCACACCGGCGGAAACTACATGACGGACGGCGAGCACACGAGCATGTCGACCGATCTCGTCTATGACGAGGCGATGAGCTATCACGGAATGACCCCCGCCCAGGTCGACCAGCTGATGGAGGACTACCTCGGGATCGCCACATACTATGTCGTGGACGACATCTCATCGGGCGGCATCCACCACATCGACACATGGGCGAAATTCCTCGACGAGGAGAACGTTCTCATCAAGCAGGTCTGGACGAGCCACTACACGTACGCCGCTCTCGAGCAGCGCGCGACGCTGATCGCCTCTCTGCAAGCGTCCACCGGGCGGAACTACAACGTGCATCGGGTGTACTGCTACAACCTGGGAAGCGAACCGGCGGCTTACACGAACTCGCTCATTCTGAACAGGAAGATCTACGTCCCGTTCTTCGGGAACTCGACCTACGACAACCAGGCGATCAATGCGTACCGCGCCGCGGCTCCGGGCTACACGGTCGCGGGTTATTCCTACAGCGGCTTCCTCACCGACGACGCGCTTCACTGCCGCGCGATGGGGGTCGCGGACCGTGGGATGCTCCGCGTCTCGCACGTCCCGATCGAGGGGGTCCAGACCGGTCCCGTGTCTGTGACCGCGTTCGTGGACGATCGAAGCGAAACGGGGATCAGCCTGGTCGATCTCTCCTACCGGTTCGCCGGGGAGTCTTGGGAGACCGTTCCGATGAGCGCGGCCGGCGGCGATCTCTACGAGGGGGAGATCCCGAGCCCTCCGGAGTCGACGACCGTCGACTACTTCATTCACGCGGAGGACAACAGCGGGCGCGAGGAGGGAATGCCGCGCACCGAGCCGGCCGCCTGGTACACGTTCCCGATCCGCGCGGGCATCGACACGGAGGTTCTCGCGGGGGCGCCGGACGCGCCGGCCCGTCTCCATCCCAATGCCCCGAACCCGTTCAATCCTTCCACCGTGTTCCGTTTTGATCTCAAGTATCCGGAGCGGGTCGAGCTCTTCGTGTTCGACGCGAGAGGAAGGCTCGTGCGGCGCCTCGTCGAGGGGGAGCGCGCGGCCGGAGCGCACGAGGTCGTCTGGGACGGGACGGACGAGGCGGGACGCGAGGTCCCCTCGGGGGTGTACGTCTATCGCCTCCGCGCCGCGGGGATCTCCTACGCGCGCCCGGCGGTTCTCGTCCGGTAA
- a CDS encoding 2-oxoacid:ferredoxin oxidoreductase subunit beta, translating to MSEERSAALSRKDFVSDQEVRWCPGCGDYSILAQTQKVLPSIGIPREKYVFVSGIGCSSRFPYYMNTYGFHTIHGRAPTVATGIKTANPDLSVWIATGDGDGLSIGGNHLLHTIRRNLGVKILLFNNRIYGLTKGQYSPTSGLGKRTRSSPMGSVDYPVHPCCFALAADGTFVARTIDSDTKHLAMVLERAARHEGTAFVEIYQNCVIFNDGAFDSVEKGDDRAVHLVDGEPIVFGANREKGIRRKDGALEVVTLGNGVGEEDLLVHREDEPDPGIAFHLARMDAPSFPVALGVLRSVRRPTYEEMVEEQIRRAREEKGPVDLDALLRGGECWEIK from the coding sequence ATGAGCGAAGAACGTTCGGCGGCTCTCTCCCGCAAGGATTTCGTGTCGGATCAGGAGGTTCGGTGGTGCCCCGGTTGCGGGGACTACTCGATCCTCGCCCAGACCCAGAAGGTGCTCCCCTCGATCGGCATCCCGCGCGAGAAGTATGTCTTCGTCTCCGGCATCGGGTGCTCGAGCCGCTTTCCCTACTACATGAACACGTACGGGTTCCATACGATCCACGGGCGCGCGCCGACCGTTGCGACCGGAATCAAGACAGCGAATCCCGATCTTTCGGTCTGGATCGCGACTGGGGACGGGGACGGCCTCTCGATCGGCGGGAATCATCTGCTCCACACGATCCGACGAAACCTCGGCGTCAAGATCCTCCTCTTCAACAACCGGATCTACGGGTTGACGAAGGGGCAGTACTCCCCGACCTCGGGGCTCGGGAAGCGGACCCGCTCGAGCCCGATGGGATCGGTCGACTACCCGGTCCATCCGTGCTGCTTCGCTCTCGCCGCGGACGGGACGTTCGTCGCGCGCACGATCGATTCGGACACGAAGCATCTCGCGATGGTCCTCGAACGGGCGGCGCGGCACGAGGGGACGGCGTTCGTCGAGATCTATCAGAACTGCGTGATCTTCAACGACGGAGCGTTCGATTCCGTCGAGAAGGGGGACGACCGGGCCGTCCATCTGGTCGACGGCGAGCCGATCGTTTTCGGGGCGAACCGGGAGAAGGGGATCCGCCGGAAGGACGGGGCGCTCGAGGTCGTGACGCTTGGAAACGGCGTCGGCGAAGAGGATCTTCTCGTGCACCGCGAGGACGAGCCGGATCCGGGGATCGCGTTCCATCTCGCGCGCATGGATGCCCCGAGCTTTCCGGTCGCGCTCGGGGTCCTCCGGAGCGTGCGGCGCCCGACCTACGAGGAGATGGTCGAGGAACAGATCCGCCGCGCGCGCGAAGAAAAAGGTCCCGTGGATCTCGACGCGCTCTTGAGGGGCGGGGAGTGCTGGGAGATCAAATAG